The proteins below come from a single Rosa rugosa chromosome 2, drRosRugo1.1, whole genome shotgun sequence genomic window:
- the LOC133734601 gene encoding uncharacterized protein LOC133734601 → MAHWSKSNTSLNCLAHSLNPKYYSSEWLSEDTNRVAPHKDLEITRERKNCILRYFANEDDRRKVNIEFANFSMCMQEFGSGNAMKDRFIMQPITWWAVHRASAPSLQAIAFKVLGQPCSSSCCERNWSTYNFIHSVRRNKITPQRAEDLVFVHTNLRLLARRSPSYNESATQMWDVGGDEFDSLEETNVGRLEIANLSLDEPQLEGVLFNVDHEDEDLEDVVQVE, encoded by the exons ATGGCTCATTGGTCCAAGAGCAATACTTCTCTCAATTGCTTGGCACATTCATTGAATCCGAa GTATTATAGTTCGGAATGGCTTAGTGAAGATACTAATCGGGTTGCTCCCCACAAAGATTTAGAGATTACAAGGGAGAGGAAAAATTGTATCCTTAGATACTTTGCCAATGAAGATGATCGAAGAAAAGTTAACATAGAATTTGCCAATTTTTCTATGTGCATGCAAGAGTTTGGAAGTGGAAATGCTATGAAGGATAGGTTTATTATGCAGCCTATAACATGGTGGGCTGTCCATAGAGCTTCGGCACCATCTCTCCAAGCCATAGCCTTCAAGGTTCTAGGTCAACCTTGTTCTTCTTCATGTTGTGAAAGAAATTGGAGTACTTACAATTTCATTCACTCTGTGAGGAGGAACAAGATAACACCACAAAGAGCGGAAGATTTGGTGTTTGTGCATACCAATCTTCGCCTTTTAGCTAGAAGAAGCCCAAGTTACAATGAGAGTGCAACTCAAATGTGGGATGTTGGAGGTGATGAGTTTGATTCTTTGGAAGAGACTAATGTTGGAAGGCTTGAGATTGCTAACCTTTCACTTGATGAACCACAATTAGAGGGGGTTTTGTTTAATGTTGATCATGAAGATGAAGACCTTGAGGATGTTGTCCAAGTTGAATGA
- the LOC133731216 gene encoding uncharacterized protein LOC133731216: MPTTGNGLQQLGSKMRELGLQLSAWHRTEFNKQQTEMKVIQEKLRDLMRQPHSVRAYEEQKLLHVQYSQLLSSQEKYWKQRSRALWLKEGDRNTAYFHRKASNRRSRDMIRGLLDENDVWQVEPQEIKRLLSSYCQGIFSADQVNVESLETVVAAVPRKVTDEMNHALLASYTNEEIKKAIFQMHPSKSPGPDEDECVRYRLILDTYEQASGQQVNFRKSSVVFSNNVQEARQHHLATILGVNCVKEHDKYLGLPIRVGRSKTDIFAYIKERLTKKLVNWKAKILSSAGKEILIKAVAQTMPLYAMNCYLLPKTLCDDIHQLCASFFWGDTDDKKKIHRRSWEKLCLTKLEGGMGFKNIFAYNLAMLGKQGWRILSNPQSLIARLYKAKYFPTCSFWEAEVGESPSFSWRSILSARPLLKAGVQWCIGDETQVSIWNDRWVPECPQYLIQKPQDCVFELVTSDLIDENARQWIP, from the exons ATGCCTACGACTGGGAATGGTTTACAACAGCTTGGTAGTAAGATGAGGGAGTTAGGGCTTCAACTAAGTGCATGGCATCGAACTGAGTTTAACAAACAACAAACTGAGATGAAGGTGATTCAGGAAAAACTTAGGGACTTAATGAGGCAGCCCCATTCAGTTCGGGCCTATGAGGAGCAAAAACTCTTGCACGTTCAGTATAGCCAACTACTGTCCTCTCAGGAGAAATATTGGAAGCAACGGTCCCGGGCTTTGTGGTTGAAAGAGGGCGACAGGAATACTGCCTATTTTCACCGGAAAGCAAGTAATCGACGGAGTAGAGATATGATCAGAGGATTGCTTGATGAGAACGATGTTTGGCAGGTGGAACCGCAGGAAATCAAACGCCTTCTTTCGTCGTATTGTCAAGGAATTTTTTCAGCTGACCAGGTCAATGTGGAATCTTTAGAAACTGTGGTAGCTGCTGTGCCACGCAAAGTAACAGATGAGATGAACCATGCTCTGTTGGCTTCATACACTAATGAGGAGATCAAAAAAGCAATATTCCAAATGCACCCGTCGAAAAGTCCTGGGCCGGATG AGGATGAATGTGTAAGGTACAGATTGATTCTTGATACTTATGAGCAGGCCTCAGGACAACAAGTTAATTTCCGGAAGAGTAGTGTTGTTTTCAGTAATAATGTGCAGGAGGCTCGACAACATCATTTGGCAACTATTTTGGGGGTGAATTGTGTCAAGGAACATGATAAGTATCTTGGGCTGCCTATAAGGGTGGGCAGGTCAAAAACTGACATCTTTGCATACATTAAAGAAAGGTTGACAAAAAAGTTGGTTAACTGGAAGGCGAAGATCCTAAGCTCGGCGGGAAAAGAAATTCTTATCAAAGCAGTGGCTCAAACCATGCCATTGTATGCCATGAACTGCTATTTGCTGCCAAAAACCTTGTGTGATGACATTCATCAACTATGTGCATCTTTCTTTTGGGGAGACACTGATGACAAGAAAAAGATTCATCGGAGGAGTTGGGAGAAACTGTGCCTAACCAAACTCGAAGGTGGAATGGGTTTTAAAAACATATTTGCTTATAATTTAGCAATGCTTGGAAAACAAGGGTGGAGAATACTATCCAATCCTCAGTCGTTGATAGCTCGGTTATACAAGGCCAAATATTTTCCTACTTGCTCTTTCTGGGAGGCAGAAGTTGGggaatctccatctttctctTGGAGAAGTATTTTAAGTGCCAGACCACTACTTAAAGCTGGGGTACAGTGGTGTATTGGAGATGAGACCCAAGTCAGCATTTGGAATGATAGGTGGGTACCAGAGTGCCCGCAGTATTTGATCCAAAAACCTCAGGATTGTGTTTTTGAGCTTGTGACGTCGGACTTAATTGATGAAAATGCAAGGCAATGGATTCCATAG
- the LOC133728262 gene encoding berberine bridge enzyme-like 4 has translation MRVLLLIILSFLCFLVSCTTSDPILNDFLRCLTNHSRYSTYPISEAIITYQNTSFQSALLAYIRNRRYSTPTTPKPLVIVAAKHESHVQSTVICAQQHGFQIRTRSGGHDFEGLSYVSSATPFVMLDMSNLRSIDINVTDESAWVESGATLGELYFNIGNKSNIHGFPAGVCPTVGIGGHLSGGGYGPLMRKYGLTVDNIVDAKLVNVNGTILDRKSMGEDLFWAIRGGGGASFGVVVSWKITLVPVPTKVTVFNVLRTLEHGAIDIVYRWQYVAPKLPKEIFIRAMLQVKKNSTSGKLAVEVSFICHYLGDNEKLLSLMNRNFPELGLQQNDCFEMSWVESTVFWGNHPIGTPIAVLLDRPIGPPDFFKSKSDYVKEPIPKHGIESILDLMLKTGLDKLYMEWNPYGGRMSEISESETPFPHRAGNLFLIQYLGYWKEDKAETAHSYLDLISKMYQEMTPFVSKTPREAFLNYRDLDLGASKGNQTKVETARVYGSMYFKENFDRLVRVKTAVDPQNFFKNEQSIPPL, from the coding sequence ATGAGGGTGCTACTGCTCATTATTCTATCATTCCTTTGTTTTTTAGTATCATGTACAACTTCAGATCCAATTCTCAACGATTTTCTCCGCTGCCTTACAAATCATTCACGGTACTCCACCTACCCAATCTCTGAAGCCATTATCACCTACCAAAACACCTCTTTTCAATCTGCTCTCTTGGCATACATTAGGAACCGCAGATATTCCACACCCACAACACCAAAACCTTTGGTGATTGTAGCAGCCAAGCATGAATCCCATGTTCAATCGACTGTCATTTGTGCACAACAACATGGATTTCAAATAAGAACCCGAAGCGGTGGCCATGATTTTGAGGGTCTATCGTACGTGTCAAGTGCCACCCCCTTTGTCATGCTTGACATGTCTAATCTTAGATCCATCGATATTAATGTCACGGACGAGAGTGCTTGGGTCGAATCTGGGGCTACTCTTGGTGAACTTTATTTCAATATTGGAAACAAAAGCAATATTCATGGGTTTCCTGCTGGAGTTTGCCCTACTGTTGGTATTGGTGGCCATCTTAGTGGTGGTGGTTATGGCCCTTTGATGAGAAAATATGGACTTACAGTGGATAACATTGTAGATGCTAAGCTAGTGAATGTGAACGGTACAATTCTTGATAGAAAATCCATGGGAGAAGACCTTTTCTGGGCCATTAGAGGAGGTGGTGGAGCAAGCTTTGGAGTCGTTGTTTCTTGGAAGATCACATTGGTTCCAGTTCCAACCAAAGTGACTGTATTCAATGTTTTAAGGACCTTGGAACACGGCGCTATAGATATCGTTTACCGGTGGCAATACGTAGCGCCTAAACTGCCTAAAGAAATCTTCATTAGGGCAATGCTTCAAGTGAAGAAAAATAGTACTTCAGGTAAGTTGGCTGTGGAAGTGTCATTCATCTGTCATTATTTGGGAGATAATGAGAAACTTCTTTCATTGATGAATCGGAATTTTCCTGAATTGGGTTTGCAGCAAAATGATTGCTTTGAAATGAGTTGGGTAGAATCCACTGTGTTCTGGGGTAACCACCCAATTGGAACTCCCATAGCTGTTCTGCTTGATAGGCCGATTGGGCCACCAGATTTCTTCAAGAGCAAGTCAGACTATGTGAAAGAACCGATTCCGAAACATGGAATAGAATCCATATTGGACTTGATGCTAAAGACGGGTCTAGATAAACTGTACATGGAATGGAACCCTTATGGTGGAAGAATGAGTGAGATTTCAGAGTCGGAAACTCCATTCCCTCACAGGGCTGGAAACCTGTTTTTGATTCAGTATTTGGGATATTGGAAAGAAGACAAGGCTGAGACAGCCCACAGCTACCTAGACTTGATTAGCAAAATGTATCAAGAAATGACTCCATTTGTGTCCAAGACCCCAAGAGAGGCCTTCCTAAACTATAGGGATCTTGACCTTGGGGCCAGTAAGGGTAATCAGACTAAAGTTGAAACTGCAAgagtttatggaagcatgtattTTAAagaaaactttgatagactgGTACGTGTGAAAACTGCGGTTGATCCTCAGAATTTTTTCAAGAATGAACAGAGCATCCCACCACTGTAG